In the genome of Raphanus sativus cultivar WK10039 chromosome 4, ASM80110v3, whole genome shotgun sequence, one region contains:
- the LOC108855007 gene encoding cationic amino acid transporter 5: MDGEEERGYWRWSKRDFFPEESFQSFGSYRAALSQTCSRFKNRLVSRSDDENERVELRKQSEHEMKRCLTWWDLVWFGFGSVIGAGIFVLTGQEARQEAGPAIVLSYVVSGFSAMLSVFCYTEFSVEVPVAGGSFAYLRIELGDFAAFITAGNILLESVVGTAAVGRAWTSYFATLLNRKPNDLRAKTDVLSPGFNLLDPIAVVVIAASATIASISTRKTSLLNWIASAVNTIVILFVIIAGFIHADATNLTPFLPYGPEGVFRAAAVVYFAYTGFDSIVTVAEETKNPSKDIPIGLLGSMSIITVIYCLMALALSMMQRYTDIDPNAAYSVAFQSVGMKWGKCLVALGALKGMTTVLLVGALGQARYVTHIARTHMIPPLFALVHPKTGTPINANLLVTIPSALIALFSGLDVLASLLSISTLFIFTMIPLALLVRRYYVREVTPRADLLKLIICILIVVTSSMCTSAYWGMNLKGSWIGYTITVPFWFLGTLGIVFFVPQQRSPKVWGVPLVPWIPCLSIATNIFLMGSLEAQAFVRFGVCTLVMLLYYFLFGLHATFDMAHQQIVPRS, from the coding sequence ATGGACGGTGAGGAGGAGAGAGGATACTGGAGATGGAGCAAGAGAGATTTCTTCCCCGAGGAATCTTTCCAGAGCTTCGGTAGCTACAGAGCCGCTCTGTCTCAGACGTGTTCGCGGTTCAAGAACAGGTTGGTCAGTAGGTCTGACGACGAGAACGAGCGTGTCGAGCTCAGGAAACAGAGCGAGCACGAGATGAAACGTTGTCTCACGTGGTGGGACCTGGtctggttcgggttcgggtcaGTGATCGGAGCTGGAATCTTTGTCTTGACAGGTCAAGAGGCTCGCCAAGAAGCAGGACCAGCTATAGTACTCTCTTACGTCGTTTCAGGCTTTTCCGCTATGCTCTCTGTCTTCTGCTACACCGAGTTCTCCGTGGAAGTCCCCGTGGCAGGCGGCTCGTTCGCCTATCTACGCATCGAGCTAGGCGATTTCGCCGCCTTCATCACTGCTGGAAACATTCTTCTCGAGAGTGTAGTTGGAACCGCGGCCGTTGGTAGAGCCTGGACTTCGTATTTCGCCACTCTTCTGAACCGGAAACCGAACGATCTTCGGGCGAAAACCGACGTCCTCAGCCCCGGTTTTAATCTACTAGACCCGATAGCCGTGGTAGTTATAGCAGCTTCAGCTACGATCGCGTCGATAAGCACTAGAAAGACTTCACTACTCAACTGGATAGCTTCAGCTGTCAACACTATTGTGATACTTTTTGTGATAATAGCCGGTTTTATCCACGCCGACGCCACGAATCTGACTCCGTTCTTGCCTTACGGACCCGAGGGAGTGTTCCGCGCCGCCGCGGTCGTGTACTTTGCATACACAGGGTTTGATAGCATAGTAACAGTGGCTGAAGAGACCAAGAACCCATCGAAAGACATACCGATCGGTTTACTCGGTTCGATGTCGATAATCACGGTTATATACTGTTTAATGGCATTAGCCTTGAGCATGATGCAGAGGTACACTGACATAGATCCGAACGCAGCTTACTCGGTAGCGTTTCAGAGCGTTGGGATGAAGTGGGGAAAGTGCTTGGTGGCTCTCGGTGCTCTCAAAGGGATGACCACGGTTCTACTAGTGGGAGCGCTAGGACAAGCGAGATACGTTACTCACATCGCGAGGACACACATGATCCCGCCTCTGTTTGCTTTAGTCCATCCCAAAACCGGAACACCGATAAACGCTAACCTCCTTGTAACTATCCCAAGCGCTCTCATTGCTCTGTTTTCAGGTTTAGATGTTTTGGCGAGCCTCTTATCGATAAGCACTCTCTTCATCTTCACGATGATACCTCTCGCGCTGCTCGTGAGGAGATACTACGTGAGAGAAGTGACTCCAAGAGCTGATCTTCTTAAGCTTATCATTTGCATCTTGATCGTTGTTACTTCTTCAATGTGTACTTCTGCTTATTGGGGAATGAATCTGAAGGGGTCATGGATAGGTTACACAATAACAGTTCCTTTCTGGTTCTTGGGAACTTTGGGGATCGTGTTTTTTGTTCCTCAGCAGAGAAGTCCTAAAGTGTGGGGCGTACCGTTGGTCCCGTGGATCCCATGCTTATCAATAGCGACGAATATATTTCTCATGGGGTCTTTGGAAGCTCAGGCTTTTGTTAGGTTTGGGGTTTGCACTTTAGTTATGTTGCTgtactattttttgtttggtcttcATGCAACTTTCGATATGGCTCATCAGCAAATCGTGCCAAGGTCGTAG
- the LOC108849416 gene encoding thioredoxin O1, mitochondrial produces MKGSFSIARQVFQRRFSTLRSSRYHSALSSSSRSLIVAPNSTPSPIPRNSLLPVSTFLSSVEFNFSTTLFPSRRSLCSSAGGGNGVVIVKSEEEFNSAMSKAEGGSSPSVFYFTAAWCGPCKFIAPVIVELSKQYPDVTTYKIDIDEAGLSNTLSKLSITAVPTLQLFKEGSKKGEIVGADVTKLKNLMEQLYK; encoded by the exons atgaaaggaaGCTTCTCGATCGCCCGTCAGGTTTTCCAACGCCGTTTCTCTACACTCCGTTCCTCGCGATACCACTCCGCGTTGTCCAGCTCCTCCCGATCGCTTATTGTGGCTCCAAACTCGACGCCGTCGCCGATCCCTAGAAACTCGTTGTTACCTGTCTCCACCTTCCTCTCGTCCGTCGAATTTAACTTCTCCACAACGCTTTTCCCCAGCCGGAGAAGCCTCTGCTCATCAGCTGGAG GTGGAAATGGTGTTGTTATAGTGAAATCAGAGGAAGAGTTCAACAGTGCAATGAGCAAAGCTGAAG GTGGATCTTCACCGTCGGTCTTCTACTTCACTGCCGCCTGGTGTGGACCAT GCAAGTTTATTGCCCCTGTGATCGTGGAGCTTAGTAAACAGTACCCTGATGTAACAACGTATAAGATCGACATTGATGAG GCTGGACTTTCAAACACTCTCAGCAAGCTGAGTATCACGGCTGTG CCAACACTGCAGTTGTTTAAAGAAGGCTCTAAAAAGGGCGAGATCGTGGGGGCAGATGTTACGAAGCTGAAAAATCTCATGGAACAGCTCTACAAGTGA